CGCGGACGCGTTCCCGTTCCAGACGGCCGTCGCGCTGGTGTACGACAGCGGCAACTACGAGCCGACGTTGGACCGCGCCCTCGAGATGGTGGGCTACGCCGCGTTCCGCGAGGAGCAGGCGCGGGCCCGCGAGCGCGGGCGCTACCTCGGTCTCGGCCTCTCGTGCTACATCGAGGCGTGCGGCGCCGCACCGTCGAAGATCGCCGGCGCGTTGGGCGCGCAGGCGGGGCTCTACGAGAGCGGCGTGGTGCGCGTGCACCCGACGGGCAAGGTGAGCGTGTACACCGGGTCGCACCAGCACGGGCAGGGGCACGAGACGACGTTCGCGCAGATCGTGGCCGACCGGCTGGGCATCGGCGTCGACGACGTGGAGGTCGTGCACGGCGATACGGGGCGCGTGCAGTTCGGCATGGGCTCGTACGGCAGCCGCAGCGGCCCGGTGGGCGGCACCGCGGTCGCGCTGAGCGTCGACAAGATCATCGACAAGGGCCGGAAGCTCGCCGCGCACCTGCTGGAGGCGGCGCCCGAGGACGTGGAGTTCACCGACGGCAAGTTCGGCGTGCGCGGCGCGCCGGGACGCGCGAAGAGCCTGGCCGAGATCAGCCTCGCCGCGCACCTCGCGCACTCCATGCCCGACGGCATGGAGCCCGGGCTCGAGGCCACCACGTACTGGGATCCGTCCAACTTCACGTTCCCGTTCGGCACGCACGTCGCCGTCGTCGAGGTGGAGGCCGAGACGGGGCAGACGACACTCCTGCGCTACGTCGCGGTGGACGACGTCGGCAACGTGATCAACCCGATGATCGTCGACGGACAGCTCCACGGCGGCATCGCGCAGGGCGTCGCCCAGGCGCTGTGGGAGCACGCGCCGTACGACGACGGCGGGCAGCCGCTCGCCGCGTCGCTCATGGAGTACAACGTGCCGAAGGCCGATCAGCTCCCGTCGTTCGAGCTCGATCGCACGGTGACGCCGAGCCCCGTCAATCCGTTAGGCATCAAGGGCGTCGGCGAGGCGGGCGCGATCGCCGCGACGGTGGCGGTGGCGAACGCGGTGCACGACGCGCTCGCGCCGTTCGGTGTGACGCACGTCGACATGCCGCTCACGCCGCCGCGCGTGTGGCGGGCGATCCAGTCCGCGCAGGGCGTCCAGGGGAGGGCCTGACATGTACCCGGCATCCTTCGACTACCACGCGCCCACGTCGGTCGACGACGCGCTCCGGCTGCTCGGCACCCTGGGCGACGACGCGAAGCTGCTCGCCGGCGGGCACAGTCTGATCCCGCTGCTCAAGCTGCGCTTCGCCAGGCCTGCGCACCTGATCGACCTCCGCCGGATCCCGGGGCTCGCCGGGATCCGCGCGGACGATGACCAGATCGTGATCGGCGCGCTCACGACGCACCGCACGCTGGAGCGCTCGACGCTGCTGCGGGGCGTGCTCCCGATCCTCCCCGAGGCGGCGGAGCGCATCGGCGACCCGCTCGTGCGCAACGCCGGCACCATCGGCGGGAGTCTGGCGCACGCCGACCCCGGGGCGGACCTCCCGGCGGTGATGCTCGCGTTAGGCGCCGAGCTCCGCACCGCCAGCCCGCGCGGCGGCCGCACGATCGCGGCGGACGACTTCTTCATCGGGCTGCTCACCTCCGCGCTCGAGCCGGACGAGCTGCTCACCGAGATTCGCGTGCGGCGCCCCGGTCCGGCCACCGGCGGCGCGTACGCGAAGCGGCCCCACCCGGCGTCGCGCTTCGCGCTCGTCGGCGCGGCGGTCGTGGTCACGTTGGGCGCCGGCGAGACGGTGTCGTCGGCGCGCGTCGCGCTCACCGGCGTCGGCGAGCGGGCGATCCGCGTGCCGGCGGCGGAGGGGGCCCTGGTCGGACGCGCGCCGGACGCGGCGACGATCGAGCGCGCCGCGACCGAGGCGGCGGCCGGGGTCGAGCCGCGCGCGGACCTGCAGGGGGACGCCGAGTACAAGCGCCACCTCACGCGGGTGATCACGCAGCGGGCGATCGCGCGCGCGGTCGAGCGGGCGCGCGGCTAGGGTCGTCCGCGCCGCCCCTCGAACGTGATGACGCGCCACACGCGTCGGAGCACTCCGGCGAGTGTGGCGCGTACCGCGCGCGCCAGCATCGGTAGGATGCGCGCCGGCGGAGCCGGGGCCATCGCTTCCATGACGGCGGTCGGCACGCGCAGCTCCGCCGTGCCGGGACCGAGCGCGGGGATCGCCTCCGGCGCCTCGCTCTCCAGACGCGCGCGCACGCACTCGGCGAACTGGCGGAAGAGCTGCCGGCCGACGCTGTCGATCATGCCGCGGCCGAACTGCGCGAGCTTGCCGACGACGTCGACGTCCGCCTCCACGCGCACCTCGGTGCCGCCGTCGTCGAGCGCGACGACGCGGCTCG
This DNA window, taken from Gemmatirosa kalamazoonensis, encodes the following:
- a CDS encoding FAD binding domain-containing protein; the protein is MYPASFDYHAPTSVDDALRLLGTLGDDAKLLAGGHSLIPLLKLRFARPAHLIDLRRIPGLAGIRADDDQIVIGALTTHRTLERSTLLRGVLPILPEAAERIGDPLVRNAGTIGGSLAHADPGADLPAVMLALGAELRTASPRGGRTIAADDFFIGLLTSALEPDELLTEIRVRRPGPATGGAYAKRPHPASRFALVGAAVVVTLGAGETVSSARVALTGVGERAIRVPAAEGALVGRAPDAATIERAATEAAAGVEPRADLQGDAEYKRHLTRVITQRAIARAVERARG
- a CDS encoding CoxG family protein; amino-acid sequence: MKFEETFRVGAPAARVWGHLIDPRQVALCLPGAELTDELGERSYGGRVKVRVGPVTAAYTGKATIVEQDDAARLLRLVAEGRETAGAGSARMTMASRVVALDDGGTEVRVEADVDVVGKLAQFGRGMIDSVGRQLFRQFAECVRARLESEAPEAIPALGPGTAELRVPTAVMEAMAPAPPARILPMLARAVRATLAGVLRRVWRVITFEGRRGRP